A stretch of the Massilia sp. W12 genome encodes the following:
- a CDS encoding ABC transporter substrate-binding protein, which yields MGKIGKYIGAGVLAAAISVSFSPAALAAANNADPNKVLRVAFPAADAGFDLIKTSNQYSNWVGEVIFETLLTYDYLAMPAKLIPKTAVAMPQAEDGGKTYTVHIRKGIYFTPDPAFNGKPRELTAEDYVYTFKRVLDPAVRSQVTNFLDGKLVGLDELAEAAKKTGKFDYDAKIPGIEALDRYTIRFRLKQQDYNFLFTLAYSGFGAMAREVVEKYGQDIGMHPVGTGPYMLEKYVPGSKVILKVNPDYPAFEWNFQAMTERDKKLAQQAKGKKFPQIGRVEVNIMEEEQPRWLAFQDKQIDLDMLPQAVAPGVMNGDKLKPEYAKQNIDLFRVTDPEITYWSFNLKDPVIGGYSKEKIALRRALGMVYSIDEEIEKVRKGQAVRAHQIVPVGILGHDPKYRSSNGYNIELANKLLDRFGYKRGADGFRMTPDGKPLTIEIRSEATSTSKIFQEIWKRGMDQVGLRGNFTTGNFPDNMKAAKECKIPIWGSAWGADIPDGENFVQLLYSRNINASNNSCYENEHYDKLYRQAIALPHGPERYKLYQEMNRQMEGDNPITLQTSRIRNWVIQPWVKGFKKHPILHGMWELLDIEKH from the coding sequence ATGGGAAAAATTGGTAAATATATAGGTGCGGGCGTACTCGCCGCAGCTATCTCTGTTTCCTTCAGTCCGGCCGCTCTGGCCGCAGCAAACAATGCAGATCCGAACAAGGTCTTGCGCGTGGCGTTTCCGGCGGCGGACGCCGGCTTTGATTTGATCAAAACGTCCAATCAATACTCCAACTGGGTTGGCGAAGTGATTTTTGAAACACTTCTGACCTATGATTATCTGGCGATGCCCGCCAAACTGATTCCCAAGACGGCAGTCGCCATGCCGCAGGCAGAAGATGGCGGCAAAACCTATACCGTGCACATCCGCAAGGGCATTTACTTCACGCCTGATCCTGCCTTCAATGGCAAACCGCGTGAATTGACGGCGGAAGATTACGTTTATACCTTCAAACGCGTGCTGGATCCGGCAGTGCGTTCGCAAGTCACCAATTTCCTCGATGGCAAACTGGTCGGTCTGGATGAGCTGGCCGAGGCGGCCAAGAAAACCGGCAAGTTTGACTATGATGCCAAGATTCCCGGGATTGAAGCGCTGGATCGCTACACCATCCGTTTCCGCTTGAAACAGCAAGACTACAATTTCCTGTTCACCCTGGCTTACAGCGGCTTTGGCGCGATGGCGCGCGAAGTGGTGGAAAAATATGGCCAGGATATCGGCATGCACCCGGTCGGCACCGGCCCGTATATGCTGGAAAAATACGTGCCGGGCAGCAAGGTGATTTTGAAGGTGAACCCGGATTACCCGGCGTTTGAGTGGAATTTCCAGGCCATGACCGAGCGCGACAAAAAGCTGGCGCAGCAGGCCAAGGGCAAGAAGTTCCCGCAAATCGGTCGGGTGGAAGTGAATATCATGGAGGAAGAGCAGCCGCGCTGGCTGGCCTTCCAGGATAAGCAGATTGACCTTGATATGCTGCCGCAAGCGGTGGCGCCGGGCGTGATGAACGGCGACAAACTCAAGCCGGAATACGCCAAGCAAAACATTGACCTGTTCCGCGTCACCGATCCGGAAATCACCTACTGGTCCTTCAACCTGAAAGACCCGGTGATTGGCGGCTACAGCAAGGAAAAAATCGCCCTGCGCCGCGCGCTTGGCATGGTGTACAGCATTGATGAGGAAATCGAAAAAGTGCGCAAGGGACAGGCTGTGCGCGCCCATCAAATCGTACCGGTCGGGATTCTCGGGCATGATCCGAAATACCGCAGCAGCAATGGCTACAACATCGAGCTGGCGAATAAATTGCTCGACCGCTTCGGCTACAAGCGCGGCGCCGATGGCTTCCGCATGACCCCGGATGGCAAACCGCTGACGATTGAAATCCGCTCCGAAGCCACTTCCACCTCCAAAATCTTCCAGGAAATCTGGAAGCGCGGCATGGACCAGGTCGGTCTGCGCGGCAACTTCACCACCGGCAATTTCCCCGACAATATGAAGGCGGCGAAAGAGTGCAAGATCCCGATCTGGGGCAGCGCCTGGGGCGCCGACATTCCGGACGGCGAAAACTTCGTGCAATTGCTGTACAGCCGCAATATCAACGCCAGCAATAATTCCTGTTACGAAAACGAGCACTACGACAAACTGTATCGCCAGGCGATTGCCTTGCCGCACGGGCCAGAACGCTACAAGCTGTATCAGGAAATGAACCGCCAGATGGAAGGCGACAACCCGATCACCCTGCAAACGTCACGCATCCGCAACTGGGTCATCCAACCCTGGGTCAAGGGCTTCAAGAAACATCCCATTTTGCATGGCATGTGGGAACTGTTGGACATCGAGAAGCACTAA